One stretch of Archocentrus centrarchus isolate MPI-CPG fArcCen1 chromosome 5, fArcCen1, whole genome shotgun sequence DNA includes these proteins:
- the tspo gene encoding LOW QUALITY PROTEIN: translocator protein (The sequence of the model RefSeq protein was modified relative to this genomic sequence to represent the inferred CDS: inserted 1 base in 1 codon), giving the protein MWLPMAGFTVLPHLGGLYGGYITRKEVNTWYTTLNKPSWRPPNRAXPVVWTCLYTGMGYGSYLVWKELGGFTDNALVPLGLYGTQLALNWAWTPIFFGAHKLKWALIELVLLTGTVGATMVSWYPISRTATLLLAPYLAWLCLATSLNYCIWRDNPEKEE; this is encoded by the exons ATGTGGCTGCCAATGGCTGGGTTCACCGTCCTGCCGCACCTGGGAGGGCTCTATGGTGGTTATATCACACGCAAAGAGGTAAATACCTGGTACACAACCCTGAACAAACCATCGTGGCGCCCACCAAACAGAG TTCCTGTAGTGTGGACGTGTCTGTACACAGGCATGGG gtACGGTTCCTACCTGGTGTGGAAAGAGCTTGGAGGTTTCACTGATAACGCACTAGTTCCACTGGGGCTTTATGGGACCCAGCTAGCTCTGAACTGGGCCTGGACTCCTATTTTCTTTGGCgcacacaaactgaaatgg GCGCTGATTGAGCTTGTGCTTCTCACGGGAACTGTCGGAGCCACCATGGTGTCGTGGTATCCCATCAGCCGCACTGCCACACTGCTCTTGGCGCCTTATCTGGCCTGGCTGTGTCTTGCAACCAGCCTTAACTACTGCATATGGAGAGACAACCCTGAGAAAGAAGAGTAG